The following are encoded in a window of Haliotis asinina isolate JCU_RB_2024 chromosome 14, JCU_Hal_asi_v2, whole genome shotgun sequence genomic DNA:
- the LOC137261160 gene encoding ubiquitin-conjugating enzyme E2 T-like: MQRNVRMKREIQMMSESPPHGISCWPKDDKTDHLEAQIIGGEGTPYEGGIFKLDIQIPERYPFEPPKVRYVTPIYHPNIDNGGRICLDTLKMPPKGAWKPCLNVSTVLTSLQLLMAEPNPEDPLMTDISNEFKYNRALYNARAREWTEKHAMQKTKPVLSEDILKEPENSNSIIGKGKHVSDNVSSCLKRPSAMSDVTNKRVKPS, translated from the exons ATGCAACGAAATGTGCGCATGAAGCGAGAAATTCAGATGATGTCGGAATCACCACCTCACGGAATATCATGCTGGCCAAAGGATGATAAAACAGATCACCTAGAAGCAC aaataattGGTGGAGAAGGCACTCCATACGAAGGTGGAATATTCAAATTGGATATCCAGATTCCTGAAAG GTATCCATTTGAACCCCCGAAGGTGCGTTATGTCACTCCCATTTATCACCCCAATATTGACAATGGCGGACGAATTTGCCTGGACACACTCAAAATGCCCCCTAAG GGAGCATGGAAACCATGTTTGAATGTAAGCACCGTGTTGACGTCCTTGCAGTTGTTGATGGCAGAGCCAAATCCCGAAGACCCTCTCATGACTGATATC TCCAACGAGTTCAAATATAACAGAGCATTGTACAATGCCAGGGCCAGGGAATGGACAGAAAAACATGCCATGCAGAAAACAAAG CCTGTCTTATCAGAGGACATCTTGAAAGAACCTGAGAACTCTAACAGCATCATTGGGAAAGGAAAACATGTCTCAGACAATGTCTCCTCATGCCTCAAACGTCCCTCTGCAATGAGTGACGTCACAAACAAACGTGTCAAGCCAAGCTAG
- the LOC137261588 gene encoding pleckstrin homology domain-containing family F member 2-like isoform X1 produces MTMPVETTHWNRDTLLTFTKIQVNSEANARRIACVEQCFGAAGQPLAVPGRVLVGEGVLTKMCRRKPKSRQFFLFNDVLVYGNILIHKKKYNKQHIIPLEDIKLDNVEDEGELHNGWNVISPQKSFTVYAATVTEKKEWMAHIRKCVNDLLVKRGITQTSRDDSPVWVPDSEARTCMHCRKSEFSIVNRRHHCRKCGILVCNACSNKRLLMPQQSSKPLRVCLTCFHQVSNTAEGRNSTVGVTDQARLNDSSGEESSDDDDESESLSNQNQFQTYGRG; encoded by the exons TGAACTCTGAGGCCAATGCCAGACGTATAGCATGTGTAGAACAGTGCTTTGGGGCAGCAGGGCAG CCACTAGCTGTCCCAGGTCGAGTGCTGGTTGGAGAGGGTGTGCTCACCAAGATGTGTCGAAGGAAGCCAAAATCAAGACAATTCTTCCTCTTCAACGATGTCCTTGTTTATGGAAACATACTTATTCATAAGAAAAAG TACAACAAACAGCACATCATCCCATTGGAGGACATCAAGCTCGACAACGTGGAAGACGAAGGAG AGCTGCACAATGGGTGGAATGTGATCAGTCCACAGAAGTCCTTCACAGTCTATGCTGCAACAGTCACGGAGAAGAAGGAATGGATGGCTCACATTAGGAAGTGTGTCAATGATCTGCTTGTAAAAC GTGGTATTACCCAGACTTCCAGGGACGACTCCCCAGTGTGGGTACCTGACTCAGAAGCCAGGACCTGCATGCACTGCCGCAAGTCAGAATTCTCGATTGTTAACAGAAGG CATCACTGTCGGAAGTGCGGCATCCTGGTGTGTAATGCCTGCTCCAACAAGCGACTTTTGATGCCCCAGCAGTCGTCAAAGCCACTGCGAGTATGCCTCACTTGCTTCCACCAGGTGTCAAACACTGCCGAGGGCAGAAACAGCACAGTGGGAG TGACGGACCAGGCACGCCTCAACGATTCTTCGGGAGAGGAATCATCAGATGATGACGATGAGTCTGAGTCTTTGTCAAACCAG AATCAGTTTCAAACATATGGAAGAGGATAA
- the LOC137261588 gene encoding pleckstrin homology domain-containing family F member 2-like isoform X6 has protein sequence MLFSCHASVGSPKDRVDMSLNSEANARRIACVEQCFGAAGQPLAVPGRVLVGEGVLTKMCRRKPKSRQFFLFNDVLVYGNILIHKKKYNKQHIIPLEDIKLDNVEDEGELHNGWNVISPQKSFTVYAATVTEKKEWMAHIRKCVNDLLVKRGITQTSRDDSPVWVPDSEARTCMHCRKSEFSIVNRRHHCRKCGILVCNACSNKRLLMPQQSSKPLRVCLTCFHQVSNTAEGRNSTVGVTDQARLNDSSGEESSDDDDESESLSNQNQFQTYGRG, from the exons ATGCTGTTTTCATGTCATGCGAGTGTTGGTTCACCCAAAGATAGAGTCGACATGTCAT TGAACTCTGAGGCCAATGCCAGACGTATAGCATGTGTAGAACAGTGCTTTGGGGCAGCAGGGCAG CCACTAGCTGTCCCAGGTCGAGTGCTGGTTGGAGAGGGTGTGCTCACCAAGATGTGTCGAAGGAAGCCAAAATCAAGACAATTCTTCCTCTTCAACGATGTCCTTGTTTATGGAAACATACTTATTCATAAGAAAAAG TACAACAAACAGCACATCATCCCATTGGAGGACATCAAGCTCGACAACGTGGAAGACGAAGGAG AGCTGCACAATGGGTGGAATGTGATCAGTCCACAGAAGTCCTTCACAGTCTATGCTGCAACAGTCACGGAGAAGAAGGAATGGATGGCTCACATTAGGAAGTGTGTCAATGATCTGCTTGTAAAAC GTGGTATTACCCAGACTTCCAGGGACGACTCCCCAGTGTGGGTACCTGACTCAGAAGCCAGGACCTGCATGCACTGCCGCAAGTCAGAATTCTCGATTGTTAACAGAAGG CATCACTGTCGGAAGTGCGGCATCCTGGTGTGTAATGCCTGCTCCAACAAGCGACTTTTGATGCCCCAGCAGTCGTCAAAGCCACTGCGAGTATGCCTCACTTGCTTCCACCAGGTGTCAAACACTGCCGAGGGCAGAAACAGCACAGTGGGAG TGACGGACCAGGCACGCCTCAACGATTCTTCGGGAGAGGAATCATCAGATGATGACGATGAGTCTGAGTCTTTGTCAAACCAG AATCAGTTTCAAACATATGGAAGAGGATAA
- the LOC137261588 gene encoding pleckstrin homology domain-containing family F member 2-like isoform X5, translated as MSLNSEANARRIACVEQCFGAAGQPLAVPGRVLVGEGVLTKMCRRKPKSRQFFLFNDVLVYGNILIHKKKYNKQHIIPLEDIKLDNVEDEGELHNGWNVISPQKSFTVYAATVTEKKEWMAHIRKCVNDLLVKRGITQTSRDDSPVWVPDSEARTCMHCRKSEFSIVNRRHHCRKCGILVCNACSNKRLLMPQQSSKPLRVCLTCFHQVSNTAEGRNSTVGVTDQARLNDSSGEESSDDDDESESLSNQNQFQTYGRG; from the exons ATGTCGT TGAACTCTGAGGCCAATGCCAGACGTATAGCATGTGTAGAACAGTGCTTTGGGGCAGCAGGGCAG CCACTAGCTGTCCCAGGTCGAGTGCTGGTTGGAGAGGGTGTGCTCACCAAGATGTGTCGAAGGAAGCCAAAATCAAGACAATTCTTCCTCTTCAACGATGTCCTTGTTTATGGAAACATACTTATTCATAAGAAAAAG TACAACAAACAGCACATCATCCCATTGGAGGACATCAAGCTCGACAACGTGGAAGACGAAGGAG AGCTGCACAATGGGTGGAATGTGATCAGTCCACAGAAGTCCTTCACAGTCTATGCTGCAACAGTCACGGAGAAGAAGGAATGGATGGCTCACATTAGGAAGTGTGTCAATGATCTGCTTGTAAAAC GTGGTATTACCCAGACTTCCAGGGACGACTCCCCAGTGTGGGTACCTGACTCAGAAGCCAGGACCTGCATGCACTGCCGCAAGTCAGAATTCTCGATTGTTAACAGAAGG CATCACTGTCGGAAGTGCGGCATCCTGGTGTGTAATGCCTGCTCCAACAAGCGACTTTTGATGCCCCAGCAGTCGTCAAAGCCACTGCGAGTATGCCTCACTTGCTTCCACCAGGTGTCAAACACTGCCGAGGGCAGAAACAGCACAGTGGGAG TGACGGACCAGGCACGCCTCAACGATTCTTCGGGAGAGGAATCATCAGATGATGACGATGAGTCTGAGTCTTTGTCAAACCAG AATCAGTTTCAAACATATGGAAGAGGATAA
- the LOC137261588 gene encoding pleckstrin homology domain-containing family F member 2-like isoform X2, with protein sequence MICVDTVNSEANARRIACVEQCFGAAGQPLAVPGRVLVGEGVLTKMCRRKPKSRQFFLFNDVLVYGNILIHKKKYNKQHIIPLEDIKLDNVEDEGELHNGWNVISPQKSFTVYAATVTEKKEWMAHIRKCVNDLLVKRGITQTSRDDSPVWVPDSEARTCMHCRKSEFSIVNRRHHCRKCGILVCNACSNKRLLMPQQSSKPLRVCLTCFHQVSNTAEGRNSTVGVTDQARLNDSSGEESSDDDDESESLSNQNQFQTYGRG encoded by the exons TGAACTCTGAGGCCAATGCCAGACGTATAGCATGTGTAGAACAGTGCTTTGGGGCAGCAGGGCAG CCACTAGCTGTCCCAGGTCGAGTGCTGGTTGGAGAGGGTGTGCTCACCAAGATGTGTCGAAGGAAGCCAAAATCAAGACAATTCTTCCTCTTCAACGATGTCCTTGTTTATGGAAACATACTTATTCATAAGAAAAAG TACAACAAACAGCACATCATCCCATTGGAGGACATCAAGCTCGACAACGTGGAAGACGAAGGAG AGCTGCACAATGGGTGGAATGTGATCAGTCCACAGAAGTCCTTCACAGTCTATGCTGCAACAGTCACGGAGAAGAAGGAATGGATGGCTCACATTAGGAAGTGTGTCAATGATCTGCTTGTAAAAC GTGGTATTACCCAGACTTCCAGGGACGACTCCCCAGTGTGGGTACCTGACTCAGAAGCCAGGACCTGCATGCACTGCCGCAAGTCAGAATTCTCGATTGTTAACAGAAGG CATCACTGTCGGAAGTGCGGCATCCTGGTGTGTAATGCCTGCTCCAACAAGCGACTTTTGATGCCCCAGCAGTCGTCAAAGCCACTGCGAGTATGCCTCACTTGCTTCCACCAGGTGTCAAACACTGCCGAGGGCAGAAACAGCACAGTGGGAG TGACGGACCAGGCACGCCTCAACGATTCTTCGGGAGAGGAATCATCAGATGATGACGATGAGTCTGAGTCTTTGTCAAACCAG AATCAGTTTCAAACATATGGAAGAGGATAA
- the LOC137261588 gene encoding pleckstrin homology domain-containing family F member 2-like isoform X3 — protein MVDRLVNSEANARRIACVEQCFGAAGQPLAVPGRVLVGEGVLTKMCRRKPKSRQFFLFNDVLVYGNILIHKKKYNKQHIIPLEDIKLDNVEDEGELHNGWNVISPQKSFTVYAATVTEKKEWMAHIRKCVNDLLVKRGITQTSRDDSPVWVPDSEARTCMHCRKSEFSIVNRRHHCRKCGILVCNACSNKRLLMPQQSSKPLRVCLTCFHQVSNTAEGRNSTVGVTDQARLNDSSGEESSDDDDESESLSNQNQFQTYGRG, from the exons TGAACTCTGAGGCCAATGCCAGACGTATAGCATGTGTAGAACAGTGCTTTGGGGCAGCAGGGCAG CCACTAGCTGTCCCAGGTCGAGTGCTGGTTGGAGAGGGTGTGCTCACCAAGATGTGTCGAAGGAAGCCAAAATCAAGACAATTCTTCCTCTTCAACGATGTCCTTGTTTATGGAAACATACTTATTCATAAGAAAAAG TACAACAAACAGCACATCATCCCATTGGAGGACATCAAGCTCGACAACGTGGAAGACGAAGGAG AGCTGCACAATGGGTGGAATGTGATCAGTCCACAGAAGTCCTTCACAGTCTATGCTGCAACAGTCACGGAGAAGAAGGAATGGATGGCTCACATTAGGAAGTGTGTCAATGATCTGCTTGTAAAAC GTGGTATTACCCAGACTTCCAGGGACGACTCCCCAGTGTGGGTACCTGACTCAGAAGCCAGGACCTGCATGCACTGCCGCAAGTCAGAATTCTCGATTGTTAACAGAAGG CATCACTGTCGGAAGTGCGGCATCCTGGTGTGTAATGCCTGCTCCAACAAGCGACTTTTGATGCCCCAGCAGTCGTCAAAGCCACTGCGAGTATGCCTCACTTGCTTCCACCAGGTGTCAAACACTGCCGAGGGCAGAAACAGCACAGTGGGAG TGACGGACCAGGCACGCCTCAACGATTCTTCGGGAGAGGAATCATCAGATGATGACGATGAGTCTGAGTCTTTGTCAAACCAG AATCAGTTTCAAACATATGGAAGAGGATAA
- the LOC137261588 gene encoding pleckstrin homology domain-containing family F member 2-like isoform X4, with protein sequence MRENLVNSEANARRIACVEQCFGAAGQPLAVPGRVLVGEGVLTKMCRRKPKSRQFFLFNDVLVYGNILIHKKKYNKQHIIPLEDIKLDNVEDEGELHNGWNVISPQKSFTVYAATVTEKKEWMAHIRKCVNDLLVKRGITQTSRDDSPVWVPDSEARTCMHCRKSEFSIVNRRHHCRKCGILVCNACSNKRLLMPQQSSKPLRVCLTCFHQVSNTAEGRNSTVGVTDQARLNDSSGEESSDDDDESESLSNQNQFQTYGRG encoded by the exons TGAACTCTGAGGCCAATGCCAGACGTATAGCATGTGTAGAACAGTGCTTTGGGGCAGCAGGGCAG CCACTAGCTGTCCCAGGTCGAGTGCTGGTTGGAGAGGGTGTGCTCACCAAGATGTGTCGAAGGAAGCCAAAATCAAGACAATTCTTCCTCTTCAACGATGTCCTTGTTTATGGAAACATACTTATTCATAAGAAAAAG TACAACAAACAGCACATCATCCCATTGGAGGACATCAAGCTCGACAACGTGGAAGACGAAGGAG AGCTGCACAATGGGTGGAATGTGATCAGTCCACAGAAGTCCTTCACAGTCTATGCTGCAACAGTCACGGAGAAGAAGGAATGGATGGCTCACATTAGGAAGTGTGTCAATGATCTGCTTGTAAAAC GTGGTATTACCCAGACTTCCAGGGACGACTCCCCAGTGTGGGTACCTGACTCAGAAGCCAGGACCTGCATGCACTGCCGCAAGTCAGAATTCTCGATTGTTAACAGAAGG CATCACTGTCGGAAGTGCGGCATCCTGGTGTGTAATGCCTGCTCCAACAAGCGACTTTTGATGCCCCAGCAGTCGTCAAAGCCACTGCGAGTATGCCTCACTTGCTTCCACCAGGTGTCAAACACTGCCGAGGGCAGAAACAGCACAGTGGGAG TGACGGACCAGGCACGCCTCAACGATTCTTCGGGAGAGGAATCATCAGATGATGACGATGAGTCTGAGTCTTTGTCAAACCAG AATCAGTTTCAAACATATGGAAGAGGATAA